Proteins from one Arthrobacter sp. DNA4 genomic window:
- the fdhA gene encoding formaldehyde dehydrogenase, glutathione-independent, whose translation MTGNKAVAYKEAGKVEVIDIDYPTFELKDGPGVNPANVGRPVNHGVILKTVATNICGSDQHMVRGRTTAPPNLVLGHEITGEVVEVGRDVEFIKVGDLCSVPFNIACGRCRNCKERKTGICLNVNPARPGAAYGYVDMGGWVGGQANYVLVPYADWNLLKFPDKDRAMEKIMDLAMLSDIFPTGFHGATTAGVGVGSTVYIAGAGPVGLAAATSAHLLGAAVVIVGDMNEDRLERARSFGCETVNLTQGEPKDQIEQILGIPEVDCAVDAVGFEARGHGKGAQEAPATVLNTLMDITAAGGALGIPGLYVTGDPGGIDEAAKKGSLSLSLGTGWAKSLSFTTGQCPVMKYNRQLMMAILNDKVNIAKNVNAKAIPLEEAPKGYAEFDAGAATKYVLNPNGYLS comes from the coding sequence ATGACAGGGAACAAAGCCGTTGCCTACAAAGAAGCGGGCAAGGTCGAAGTAATTGACATTGATTACCCAACGTTTGAGCTCAAGGACGGGCCAGGGGTCAACCCCGCGAACGTCGGGCGGCCGGTCAACCACGGGGTCATTCTGAAGACGGTGGCCACCAACATTTGCGGATCCGACCAGCACATGGTCCGCGGCCGCACCACAGCTCCGCCCAACCTGGTGCTGGGGCACGAAATCACCGGCGAAGTGGTGGAAGTGGGCCGGGACGTGGAGTTCATCAAGGTGGGCGACCTCTGTTCGGTGCCGTTCAACATTGCCTGCGGCCGCTGCCGGAACTGCAAGGAGCGCAAGACCGGTATCTGCCTCAACGTCAATCCCGCCCGGCCAGGCGCTGCCTACGGATACGTGGATATGGGCGGCTGGGTGGGCGGCCAGGCCAACTATGTCCTGGTGCCCTACGCCGACTGGAACCTGCTGAAGTTCCCGGACAAGGACCGGGCCATGGAGAAGATTATGGACCTGGCCATGCTCTCGGACATCTTCCCCACCGGGTTTCATGGCGCCACCACAGCCGGCGTCGGCGTCGGCTCGACCGTGTACATTGCAGGGGCCGGTCCGGTGGGCCTCGCAGCGGCGACCAGCGCACATCTGCTGGGTGCCGCCGTCGTCATTGTTGGCGACATGAACGAAGACCGGCTGGAGCGGGCGCGCAGCTTCGGCTGTGAAACCGTGAACCTGACCCAGGGTGAGCCGAAGGACCAGATCGAGCAGATCCTGGGCATTCCGGAGGTTGACTGCGCCGTTGACGCGGTCGGCTTCGAAGCCCGCGGCCACGGCAAGGGAGCACAGGAAGCGCCCGCAACCGTGCTGAACACCTTGATGGACATCACCGCCGCGGGCGGTGCCCTGGGTATCCCCGGTCTGTACGTGACGGGCGATCCGGGCGGCATTGACGAGGCAGCCAAGAAGGGGTCCCTGAGCCTTAGCCTTGGCACCGGTTGGGCAAAGTCGTTGAGCTTCACCACCGGCCAGTGCCCCGTTATGAAGTACAACCGTCAGCTGATGATGGCCATCCTGAATGACAAGGTCAACATCGCCAAGAACGTCAACGCCAAGGCAATCCCGTTGGAGGAGGCACCCAAGGGCTACGCGGAGTTCGACGCCGGCGCAGCCACCAAGTACGTCCTGAACCCGAACGGCTACCTGAGCTGA
- a CDS encoding SDR family oxidoreductase, translating into MTVLLAGCGDLGTEAGLRFAALGHRVVGWRRSPAKLPAAIEGAAADLGLKDLPPVPADTTAVVIAVAADSPAEEAYRAAYVRGVENVLDALERDQVSPERIIFVSSTAVYGDAGGGWVDESTAAEPGGFSGRVLLEAEGLLQARLSGTRTAGVSLRLGGIYGPGRTRLIDQVKTGSAVIPEDVRYTNRIHRDDAAAAIVHLAGMGAVPGPVYIGVDNEPADLGAVLRFLAAELGFPEPKVGDAGPARGGNKRCRNDLLRSSGFSFTFPTFREGYRDVIAGNGVRHP; encoded by the coding sequence ATGACGGTTCTGTTGGCGGGGTGCGGGGACCTGGGCACCGAGGCTGGGCTGCGGTTTGCTGCCCTGGGCCACCGGGTTGTGGGCTGGCGCCGCTCCCCCGCGAAACTGCCGGCGGCGATCGAAGGTGCCGCGGCTGACCTGGGATTGAAAGACCTGCCGCCCGTCCCCGCGGACACCACCGCCGTCGTCATCGCTGTTGCTGCTGACTCCCCTGCCGAGGAGGCATACCGCGCTGCGTATGTACGCGGCGTGGAAAACGTCCTTGATGCCCTGGAGCGTGACCAGGTGTCGCCCGAGCGGATCATCTTTGTGTCCTCCACTGCCGTTTACGGGGACGCGGGTGGCGGCTGGGTGGATGAGTCCACCGCAGCGGAGCCGGGCGGGTTTTCCGGCCGGGTGTTGTTGGAAGCCGAGGGGCTCCTGCAGGCCAGGCTCTCGGGGACCCGGACAGCCGGCGTCTCGCTCAGGCTGGGAGGCATCTACGGGCCGGGACGGACGCGCCTGATTGACCAGGTGAAGACGGGCTCTGCCGTGATCCCTGAAGACGTGCGCTACACCAACCGGATCCACCGCGACGACGCCGCGGCTGCCATCGTGCATCTTGCCGGGATGGGAGCTGTACCGGGCCCCGTATACATCGGCGTGGACAACGAGCCGGCCGACCTCGGCGCGGTGTTGCGATTCCTGGCAGCTGAACTTGGCTTCCCTGAACCCAAGGTGGGTGACGCAGGACCTGCCCGCGGGGGCAACAAGCGCTGCCGTAACGATCTCCTCCGCAGCTCGGGATTTTCCTTCACGTTTCCGACATTCCGGGAAGGGTACAGGGACGTTATAGCGGGGAACGGCGTCCGCCATCCGTGA
- a CDS encoding glycosidase, with the protein MAKSTAENTYLRLKTVLDVLTEGVWSGDALNAGQVLAEATARVPFNDHEAELLSGGIPRGHKTLTSATAKLVKAGWLIKGRTGWTITEDGMRATVAFPDADSFAAALDAGTPVPADTPVPTAPEGFVRPVSAAAATLEVPAKTEAPKKTAKKAPAKKAASVVGKAAKAIEDAVEPVVAAVRKGKTPAKDKAAAAPAADVASEPLEGPDVETLPQPEAVALAGDFNTILGAPENWAPQYDEAQMEFDFLDQLWKKSAELPAGFYTFKIALNRSWTENYGAFGTFDGPNHELHHAGGTVTIRYNHATRDITIN; encoded by the coding sequence ATGGCCAAGTCCACCGCAGAAAACACCTACCTTCGACTCAAGACCGTCCTGGATGTCCTGACCGAAGGCGTGTGGTCCGGCGATGCACTGAATGCGGGCCAGGTCCTGGCGGAGGCAACCGCCCGGGTGCCGTTCAACGACCATGAGGCCGAACTCCTCAGCGGCGGCATCCCGCGCGGCCACAAGACCCTCACCTCGGCCACCGCCAAGCTGGTGAAGGCCGGCTGGCTGATCAAGGGCCGCACCGGCTGGACCATCACCGAGGACGGCATGCGCGCCACGGTCGCCTTCCCGGACGCTGACTCCTTCGCGGCCGCGCTCGACGCCGGTACTCCCGTCCCTGCCGACACCCCGGTCCCCACGGCTCCCGAAGGCTTTGTCCGTCCCGTCTCCGCCGCCGCCGCCACACTTGAGGTTCCGGCCAAGACGGAAGCTCCGAAGAAGACCGCCAAAAAGGCCCCGGCCAAGAAGGCAGCCTCCGTTGTGGGCAAGGCAGCCAAGGCGATCGAAGACGCCGTCGAGCCCGTGGTGGCAGCCGTCCGCAAGGGCAAGACTCCCGCGAAGGACAAGGCCGCTGCTGCACCTGCTGCCGATGTTGCTTCCGAACCGTTGGAGGGTCCGGACGTCGAAACCCTGCCGCAGCCTGAAGCCGTGGCCCTGGCCGGTGACTTCAACACCATCCTGGGTGCACCCGAGAACTGGGCGCCGCAGTATGACGAAGCACAGATGGAGTTCGACTTCCTGGACCAGCTGTGGAAGAAGAGCGCCGAGCTTCCCGCCGGCTTCTACACGTTCAAGATCGCCCTTAACCGCTCGTGGACTGAGAACTACGGCGCTTTCGGCACCTTCGACGGACCCAACCACGAGCTGCACCACGCCGGCGGCACGGTGACCATCCGTTACAACCACGCCACCCGCGACATCACCATCAACTAG
- a CDS encoding ATP-dependent DNA helicase RecQ — protein MSDESALRALAASPFNLPDLRDGQLAGMAALAGGRDVLAVMPTGYGKSAIYQVAALHLHKATGRPAVVVSPLIALQEDQLDGLSQVLGPGAAVAINSSHSDADVEASWQAAEEGTAVFLFLAPEQLAKQSTVDRIKALNITLFVVDEAHCVSSWGHDFRPDYLALGNVRAQLGNPPVAALTATASPPVRDEIVERLGMEKPLVLVHGFDRPNITLDVVRHHEDTGKRKAVLEQVAELARSGQGLLYAATRKDTEKYAAKLAKEGLRAEAYHAGRSARDREYIQELFMDDKLDVVVATTAFGMGIDKPNVRFVVHADIPESLDSYYQEIGRAGRDGEPASAILHYRSEDLGLRKFFGTHSPDPDSLREVLKVLKAAHAPTPKSSLAELTGFKARRITGLLNQLEETGAVSAGKRGVRLTSKAKLPALVADAVELAGARQRVDQSRLTMMRAYAETDGCRRQFLLGYFGEDLPEPCGNCDGCAAAPGAQEDGARQDGAREGRKQSGKKDHGKKASDGGVQAPAADEPFPLQSTVVHKEWGPGLVMRHEDDVITVLFEQEGYKTLSRAAVVEHQLLKPA, from the coding sequence ATGTCCGACGAATCTGCCCTTCGGGCGCTTGCTGCATCACCCTTCAACCTTCCGGACCTGCGGGACGGCCAACTGGCCGGCATGGCCGCCCTTGCCGGGGGCCGCGACGTCCTGGCCGTCATGCCCACTGGTTACGGCAAATCCGCCATCTACCAGGTGGCAGCCCTGCACCTGCACAAGGCAACAGGACGTCCCGCCGTCGTAGTTTCTCCGCTGATTGCCCTGCAGGAGGACCAGCTGGACGGCCTGTCCCAGGTCCTCGGACCGGGCGCCGCGGTGGCCATCAACTCCTCGCACAGCGACGCCGACGTGGAGGCCTCCTGGCAGGCCGCCGAGGAGGGCACGGCAGTGTTCCTGTTCCTCGCCCCGGAACAGCTGGCCAAGCAGTCAACCGTGGACCGGATCAAAGCCCTAAACATCACGCTGTTCGTGGTGGACGAGGCACACTGCGTCTCCTCGTGGGGGCACGACTTCCGACCGGACTACCTCGCGCTGGGAAATGTCCGCGCTCAATTGGGCAACCCACCCGTGGCTGCCCTGACGGCCACGGCCTCCCCGCCGGTCCGGGACGAAATCGTGGAGCGGCTCGGCATGGAGAAGCCCCTGGTGCTGGTGCATGGTTTCGACCGGCCCAACATCACCCTTGACGTGGTCCGGCACCACGAAGATACGGGCAAGCGCAAGGCCGTGCTTGAGCAGGTAGCGGAACTGGCACGAAGCGGGCAGGGACTCCTTTACGCTGCCACCCGCAAGGACACGGAAAAATACGCGGCCAAGCTGGCCAAGGAGGGGCTGCGAGCGGAGGCATACCACGCAGGCCGTTCCGCCAGGGACAGGGAATACATCCAGGAGCTGTTCATGGACGACAAACTGGACGTGGTGGTGGCCACCACCGCGTTCGGCATGGGCATCGACAAGCCCAACGTCCGTTTTGTGGTCCACGCCGACATCCCCGAATCGCTGGACTCCTACTACCAGGAAATCGGACGGGCAGGCAGGGACGGCGAACCGGCATCCGCCATCCTGCACTACCGCTCGGAGGACCTGGGCCTGCGGAAATTCTTCGGCACCCACTCCCCTGATCCCGATTCGCTCCGTGAGGTACTAAAGGTCCTCAAGGCGGCCCATGCCCCCACCCCAAAGTCCTCCCTCGCTGAATTGACGGGTTTCAAGGCCCGGCGCATTACGGGGCTTCTGAACCAGCTGGAGGAGACCGGCGCGGTCAGTGCCGGCAAACGGGGAGTCCGGCTGACATCCAAGGCAAAGCTGCCCGCGCTGGTGGCCGACGCCGTCGAACTGGCCGGCGCCCGCCAGCGCGTGGACCAATCCCGGCTCACCATGATGCGCGCCTACGCGGAAACTGACGGCTGCCGCCGGCAATTCCTGCTGGGCTACTTTGGCGAGGACCTTCCGGAGCCCTGCGGAAACTGCGACGGGTGCGCGGCCGCTCCGGGAGCGCAGGAAGACGGGGCGCGGCAGGACGGCGCGCGGGAGGGCCGGAAGCAGTCGGGGAAGAAGGACCACGGCAAGAAGGCGTCCGACGGCGGGGTCCAGGCTCCCGCGGCCGACGAGCCATTCCCGCTGCAGTCCACGGTGGTCCACAAGGAATGGGGCCCCGGCCTGGTGATGCGGCACGAGGACGATGTCATCACGGTGCTCTTTGAGCAGGAGGGGTACAAGACGCTGTCGCGGGCGGCCGTGGTGGAGCATCAACTCCTGAAGCCCGCTTAG
- a CDS encoding MSMEG_6728 family protein, translating to MQTFLPYPDFRESAKALDTARLGKQRVEALQTLRALVIPEYGWQTHPAIRMWMGHVPALTMYGLAMADEWIERGHPDNTRANIAEFAPQAAHPDYAAKIVMPPWLGDPDFHLSHRSKLVHKEPKFYSRVFPDAIPDMDYVWPEPRHEFLPQEPEGDILWILREPHDDVDPQSLTTVALPPVNRNAAAAAAAGGDGYSPVYVEDGSRRPSRAPKKAPPRPQMKKPTRKRLAQEEAFRTLPGKTPVAVPFENGAKFAVGQVVGRPLTLDDGRFGRNFEVMEIIDRSAFAYPALLQDPRVFFPVEAP from the coding sequence ATGCAAACCTTCCTCCCGTACCCTGACTTCCGCGAAAGCGCCAAAGCCCTGGACACCGCACGGCTGGGCAAGCAGCGGGTTGAAGCGCTGCAAACCCTTCGTGCCCTGGTGATTCCGGAGTACGGCTGGCAGACCCATCCGGCAATCCGGATGTGGATGGGCCACGTACCCGCCCTCACCATGTATGGCCTGGCCATGGCGGACGAATGGATCGAGCGCGGCCACCCGGACAACACCCGCGCGAACATCGCGGAGTTCGCGCCGCAGGCAGCCCACCCTGACTACGCCGCCAAAATTGTGATGCCGCCGTGGCTCGGGGACCCTGACTTCCATTTGAGCCACCGTTCCAAGCTGGTGCACAAGGAACCCAAGTTTTACTCCCGCGTTTTCCCGGATGCGATCCCGGATATGGACTACGTCTGGCCGGAGCCGCGGCACGAGTTCCTGCCGCAGGAGCCGGAAGGGGACATTCTGTGGATCCTGCGGGAGCCGCACGACGACGTCGACCCCCAGTCCCTGACCACCGTGGCGCTTCCACCCGTGAACCGGAATGCTGCAGCCGCCGCGGCGGCCGGGGGCGACGGCTACTCTCCCGTGTACGTGGAGGACGGGTCCCGCCGGCCTTCCAGGGCCCCCAAGAAGGCGCCGCCCAGGCCGCAGATGAAGAAGCCCACCCGTAAGCGCCTGGCGCAGGAGGAGGCCTTCCGGACCCTTCCGGGAAAAACGCCGGTTGCTGTTCCGTTCGAGAATGGGGCCAAGTTCGCCGTAGGACAGGTGGTTGGGCGCCCCCTTACCCTCGATGACGGCCGTTTCGGCAGGAACTTCGAAGTCATGGAGATCATTGACCGTTCGGCATTCGCGTACCCTGCCCTGCTGCAGGATCCCCGCGTGTTCTTCCCGGTGGAGGCACCGTAG
- a CDS encoding GNAT family N-acetyltransferase translates to MSDITVRHTPGRERFEILDAGNVIGKAAYKEYDGGESPQRIFYHTVINEEYGGQGLAGRLATAALDSTVGDGIGIVPVCPFIKKFLAKHPEYLGSVVAVAPPHLEFLETAIAARTRG, encoded by the coding sequence TTGAGCGACATCACCGTCCGCCACACCCCTGGGCGCGAACGCTTCGAGATTCTTGATGCCGGCAATGTCATCGGCAAGGCGGCGTACAAGGAGTACGACGGCGGGGAGTCGCCGCAGCGGATCTTCTACCACACGGTCATCAACGAGGAATACGGCGGGCAGGGCCTGGCCGGCCGTCTGGCCACGGCCGCCCTGGACAGCACGGTGGGGGACGGCATCGGCATCGTCCCGGTGTGCCCGTTCATCAAGAAGTTCCTGGCCAAGCACCCCGAATACCTGGGCAGCGTGGTGGCCGTTGCCCCGCCGCACCTGGAATTCCTGGAGACCGCGATCGCGGCCCGTACCCGCGGCTGA
- a CDS encoding transglycosylase family protein, whose protein sequence is MKNTKFRTAARRGVTLAAVSAAGLALSATAANAATPTSTWDALAQCESGGNWSTNTGNGFSGGLQFTSSTWSAYGGTGSPENASREQQIAVAERVQASQGWGAWPSCSSQLGLSGGGGAPVQSAPVQSAPVQSTQLQSAPVQSVPVKQAPAPRHATSVPLSGETYTLQAGDTLSIVAQKLGIQGGWQHLADANLDTISDPNLVFEGQVIQLPA, encoded by the coding sequence ATGAAAAACACCAAATTCCGTACTGCCGCACGCCGCGGAGTCACCCTGGCCGCCGTCTCCGCGGCAGGTTTGGCCCTCTCAGCCACGGCGGCCAACGCAGCGACCCCCACGTCCACCTGGGATGCACTCGCGCAGTGCGAGAGCGGCGGGAACTGGTCCACCAACACGGGCAACGGCTTCTCCGGCGGCCTGCAGTTCACCTCCAGCACCTGGTCCGCCTATGGCGGAACCGGCTCCCCGGAGAACGCCAGCCGTGAACAGCAGATCGCTGTAGCCGAGCGGGTCCAGGCATCCCAGGGCTGGGGCGCCTGGCCGTCCTGCTCTTCGCAGCTCGGACTGAGCGGCGGCGGCGGAGCGCCGGTCCAGAGTGCCCCCGTACAGAGTGCCCCCGTGCAGAGCACCCAGCTTCAGAGCGCGCCGGTCCAGAGCGTTCCGGTCAAGCAGGCACCTGCGCCGCGGCATGCAACCTCGGTTCCCCTTAGCGGCGAGACCTACACCCTGCAGGCCGGGGACACCTTGAGCATCGTGGCCCAGAAGCTCGGCATCCAGGGCGGCTGGCAGCACCTTGCTGACGCAAACCTGGACACCATTTCGGATCCGAATCTCGTGTTCGAGGGACAGGTCATCCAGCTCCCCGCCTAA
- a CDS encoding TerC family protein: MEVPAYVWTLTIAGIIGLLAFDFFFHVRKAHTPSLKESATWSAIYVTIAVVFGLVVLLFGGADMGTEYFAYYVTEKALSVDNLFVFLIIMASFKVPRADQQKVLLFGIVFSLIARTAFIFLGAALINSFAWVFYIFGLILLVTAGNLLKPDDHDDDSDGLVVRLAKKLLPASQHYDGDKLFTVENGKRVLTPMLLVMVAIGGTDILFALDSIPAIFGLTQNVFVVFTATAFSLMGLRQLFFLIDGLLDRLIFLSYGLAVILGFIGVKLILHALHENTLPFINDGEHVNVVEVSTGLSLSVILGVLVVTILASVFSPKGKAKNAVSGARRHATEYVDLNYETDMAERDKIFARMVREEDQIRKLPEKYKRLIRNETEFLDLIRTAHDQHDKAQVRAAANEG, from the coding sequence GTGGAAGTACCTGCGTATGTCTGGACCCTGACCATTGCCGGAATCATCGGGCTGCTGGCCTTCGATTTCTTCTTCCACGTCCGCAAGGCCCACACCCCCTCCCTCAAGGAATCGGCCACGTGGTCCGCCATCTATGTGACCATCGCGGTGGTGTTCGGCCTGGTTGTGCTGCTGTTCGGGGGCGCCGACATGGGCACCGAATACTTTGCTTACTACGTCACGGAAAAGGCGTTGTCGGTGGACAACCTCTTCGTCTTCCTGATCATCATGGCCAGCTTCAAGGTGCCCCGAGCGGACCAGCAGAAGGTGCTGTTGTTCGGCATCGTGTTCTCCCTGATCGCGCGTACGGCGTTCATCTTCCTGGGCGCGGCACTGATCAACAGCTTTGCCTGGGTGTTCTACATTTTTGGGCTCATCCTGCTGGTCACGGCCGGAAACCTGCTCAAGCCGGACGACCACGATGACGACTCCGACGGCCTGGTGGTCCGGCTTGCCAAGAAACTGCTGCCTGCCTCCCAACATTACGACGGCGACAAACTCTTCACAGTGGAGAACGGCAAGCGGGTCCTGACCCCAATGCTGCTGGTCATGGTGGCCATTGGCGGCACGGACATCCTGTTCGCCCTGGACTCGATCCCGGCCATCTTCGGCCTGACCCAGAACGTCTTCGTCGTTTTCACAGCCACCGCGTTCTCGCTGATGGGCCTGCGGCAGCTGTTCTTCCTGATCGACGGCCTCCTGGACCGGCTGATCTTCCTCTCCTACGGCCTGGCGGTCATCCTTGGCTTCATCGGCGTGAAGCTCATCCTGCATGCCCTGCACGAGAACACCCTGCCGTTCATCAACGACGGCGAGCACGTCAACGTGGTGGAGGTCAGCACCGGCCTGTCACTCAGCGTGATCCTCGGGGTGCTCGTGGTGACCATCCTGGCGTCTGTCTTCAGCCCCAAGGGCAAGGCCAAGAACGCGGTCTCGGGGGCAAGGCGGCATGCCACCGAGTACGTGGACCTCAACTACGAGACGGACATGGCGGAGCGGGACAAGATCTTTGCCAGGATGGTCCGTGAGGAGGACCAGATCCGCAAGCTCCCCGAGAAGTACAAGCGGCTGATCCGCAATGAGACCGAGTTCCTGGACCTGATCCGGACCGCCCATGACCAGCACGACAAAGCCCAGGTGCGGGCTGCCGCCAACGAGGGCTGA
- a CDS encoding aldo/keto reductase — translation MKTRTIGQLTVSALGLGCMGMSEFYGGGDEQESVATIHEFLDSGGSLLDTADMYGPFTNEKLVGRAISGRRGDVVLATKFGNERREDGSWVGINGKPEYVRSACDASLQRLGVDHIDLYYQHRVDKTVPIEDTVGAMAELVQAGKVRHLGLSEASAETIRRAHAVHPITALQTEYSLWEREPETKVFPVLAELGIGFVPYSPLGRGFLTGQIRSADDFAEDDFRKHSPRFQGENFARNLELVDRVKELADRKQCTPGQLALAWLLAQGEHIVPIPGTKKRERLRENLGAVDVELSRDELQLLDQLAPAGSTAGARYPNMSTIDT, via the coding sequence ATGAAAACCCGCACCATTGGACAACTGACAGTTTCCGCCCTTGGCCTTGGCTGCATGGGCATGAGCGAGTTCTACGGCGGCGGCGACGAGCAGGAGTCGGTTGCCACCATCCACGAATTCCTGGACTCCGGCGGATCGCTGCTGGACACGGCAGACATGTATGGGCCCTTTACGAACGAAAAACTCGTGGGACGGGCCATCTCCGGCCGCCGCGGGGACGTTGTGCTCGCCACCAAGTTCGGCAACGAACGCCGCGAGGACGGTTCCTGGGTGGGCATCAACGGTAAGCCCGAATACGTCCGGTCCGCATGCGACGCCAGCCTCCAGCGGCTGGGAGTGGACCACATCGACCTCTACTACCAGCACCGGGTGGATAAGACTGTGCCCATCGAGGACACCGTGGGGGCCATGGCGGAACTGGTCCAGGCCGGGAAGGTCCGGCACCTAGGCCTGTCCGAAGCATCCGCGGAGACCATCCGGCGGGCCCACGCCGTCCATCCCATCACTGCGCTGCAGACGGAGTACTCGCTGTGGGAGCGGGAGCCCGAGACCAAGGTGTTTCCCGTGCTCGCGGAGCTGGGCATCGGTTTTGTGCCGTACAGCCCCCTGGGCCGCGGCTTCCTCACCGGGCAGATCCGCAGCGCGGATGACTTCGCGGAGGACGACTTCCGCAAGCACTCCCCCCGCTTCCAGGGGGAGAACTTCGCGCGGAACCTTGAACTCGTAGACCGGGTCAAGGAGTTGGCGGACCGGAAACAATGCACTCCCGGCCAGTTGGCCCTGGCCTGGCTGCTGGCGCAGGGTGAGCATATTGTCCCGATCCCGGGGACCAAGAAGCGGGAACGGCTGCGGGAGAACCTGGGCGCCGTGGACGTGGAGCTGTCCCGGGACGAGCTTCAGTTGCTGGACCAGCTGGCACCGGCGGGGTCCACTGCCGGCGCCCGGTACCCCAACATGTCCACCATCGACACGTAA
- a CDS encoding acylphosphatase, whose amino-acid sequence MGRHAGSAHDSARGGSAQDAVRLDARVFGMVQGVGFRYWTMGTAEDLGLSGEVSNLDDGSVSVIAEGAEPQVRKLLDWLKSDRTPGRVERVESGFSAAQGTFGGFRAR is encoded by the coding sequence ATGGGCAGGCACGCAGGCTCAGCGCACGATTCAGCGCGGGGCGGTTCGGCCCAGGACGCTGTCCGGCTGGACGCCCGGGTGTTCGGGATGGTCCAGGGTGTGGGCTTCCGATACTGGACCATGGGCACCGCGGAGGATCTTGGATTGTCCGGCGAGGTGAGCAACCTCGACGACGGGTCGGTGTCGGTGATTGCCGAAGGCGCCGAACCGCAGGTCCGGAAACTGCTGGACTGGCTCAAGTCGGACCGGACCCCTGGGCGGGTGGAGCGGGTTGAGTCCGGCTTTTCAGCTGCCCAGGGGACCTTTGGGGGATTCCGGGCGCGCTGA
- a CDS encoding adenosine deaminase, whose translation MPETETDFAEPAVPAKPLPVAELHLHIEGTLQPELIFALAERNGIALPYSGLDELREKYEFTDLQSFLDLYYANMAVLRTEQDFADMTRAYLERAAAAGVRQAEIMMDPQAHVSRGIPLDACVQGVASVLATSEEDYGISTMLIAAFLRDLPEDSALEVLDQLLAMNAPIGAIGLDSAEVGNPPSKFERLYGKAREAGLRLTAHAGEEGPASYIIEALDVLGVERIDHGIRCMDDPDLVERLVDARIPLTVCPLSNVRLRAVDTLADHPLPAMLAAGLNVSVNSDDPAYFGGYVDDNFAQLTAVFDLSDFDKARLAANSIHSSFASEERKAELLAELNGREVSD comes from the coding sequence ATGCCCGAAACCGAAACGGACTTCGCGGAACCTGCGGTCCCTGCCAAGCCCCTCCCGGTGGCCGAACTGCACCTGCACATTGAGGGCACGCTGCAGCCCGAGCTCATCTTCGCCCTGGCCGAACGCAACGGCATTGCGCTGCCGTATTCGGGCCTGGACGAACTGCGCGAAAAGTACGAGTTCACGGACCTGCAGTCCTTCCTGGACCTGTACTACGCCAACATGGCCGTGCTGCGCACCGAGCAGGACTTCGCGGACATGACCCGGGCATACCTGGAGCGGGCTGCTGCCGCCGGCGTCCGGCAAGCGGAAATCATGATGGACCCGCAGGCGCACGTATCCCGCGGGATTCCCCTGGATGCGTGCGTCCAAGGTGTGGCCTCGGTGCTTGCCACGTCGGAGGAGGACTACGGCATCTCCACCATGCTGATCGCTGCGTTCCTGCGTGACCTCCCGGAGGACTCCGCCCTCGAAGTCCTGGACCAGCTGCTGGCCATGAACGCTCCGATCGGCGCCATCGGCCTGGACTCCGCCGAGGTGGGCAACCCGCCTTCCAAGTTCGAGCGGCTGTACGGGAAGGCGCGTGAAGCGGGCCTGCGGCTGACCGCCCACGCAGGGGAGGAGGGCCCGGCGTCGTACATTATCGAAGCCCTGGACGTCCTGGGCGTGGAACGGATTGACCACGGCATCCGCTGCATGGACGATCCCGACCTGGTGGAGCGCCTCGTGGACGCACGCATTCCCCTGACGGTCTGCCCCCTGTCCAACGTCCGGCTCCGCGCCGTGGACACCCTCGCCGACCATCCCTTGCCCGCCATGCTGGCGGCCGGCCTGAACGTCTCGGTCAATTCCGACGACCCTGCGTACTTCGGCGGGTACGTGGATGACAACTTTGCGCAGCTCACCGCGGTGTTCGACCTCTCTGATTTCGACAAGGCGCGCCTGGCGGCGAACTCCATCCACTCGTCCTTCGCGTCGGAGGAGCGGAAGGCGGAACTGCTGGCGGAATTGAACGGCAGGGAAGTGTCTGACTGA